From Streptomyces zhihengii, the proteins below share one genomic window:
- a CDS encoding beta-ketoacyl synthase N-terminal-like domain-containing protein, whose protein sequence is MSPDERRRPVVTGMGVVAPNGVGTDAFWKATLEGVSALDQVTREGCGHLPLRIAGEVRGFDAESLVEERFLVQTDRFSHFGMAAADLALADARITAGAHEEEPFSVGVVTAAGSGGGEFGQRELQRLWGQGSTYVGPYQSIAWFYAASTGQISIRGGFKGPCGVVCSDEAGGLDAIAHAAAAVRRGTDTVVTGSAEAPLAPYSIVCQLGYRELSTAQEPERAYRPFTANACGFVPAEGGAMVVVEDEDAARRRGAPVRAVVAGHAATFTGASRWEESREGLAHAIRGALRQARCAPDEIDVVFADALGLVEADRAEALALADALGPHGTRVPVTAPKTGIGRAYCGAPVLDVAAAVLAMEHGLVPPTPHVHDDVCHDIALVTGTARPAELRTALVLSRGLMGSNAALVLRRAD, encoded by the coding sequence ATGAGTCCCGATGAACGCCGCCGTCCCGTCGTGACGGGCATGGGTGTCGTCGCCCCCAACGGAGTGGGCACGGACGCCTTCTGGAAGGCCACCCTGGAGGGCGTCAGCGCCCTCGACCAGGTCACCCGCGAGGGCTGCGGTCATCTGCCGCTGCGGATCGCGGGCGAGGTCCGGGGCTTCGACGCCGAGTCGCTGGTCGAGGAACGGTTCCTGGTCCAGACGGACCGGTTCAGCCACTTCGGCATGGCCGCCGCCGACCTGGCGCTGGCCGACGCCCGGATCACCGCGGGCGCGCACGAGGAGGAGCCGTTCTCCGTGGGCGTCGTCACGGCGGCGGGTTCCGGAGGCGGCGAGTTCGGCCAGCGCGAGCTCCAGCGGCTGTGGGGCCAGGGCTCCACCTATGTGGGGCCGTACCAGTCGATCGCCTGGTTCTACGCGGCGAGCACCGGCCAGATATCCATCCGGGGCGGCTTCAAGGGCCCCTGCGGTGTGGTGTGCAGCGACGAGGCCGGCGGTCTCGACGCGATCGCGCACGCCGCGGCGGCGGTGCGGCGCGGCACGGACACCGTGGTGACCGGCTCCGCCGAGGCGCCGCTCGCGCCGTACTCGATCGTCTGCCAGCTCGGCTACCGCGAGCTCAGCACCGCCCAGGAGCCGGAGCGGGCCTACCGGCCGTTCACGGCGAACGCCTGCGGCTTCGTGCCGGCCGAGGGCGGCGCCATGGTCGTCGTCGAGGACGAGGACGCCGCCCGGCGCCGCGGGGCGCCGGTCCGCGCGGTGGTCGCCGGGCACGCGGCGACGTTCACCGGGGCGTCCCGGTGGGAGGAGTCGCGCGAGGGACTGGCGCACGCGATCCGCGGGGCGCTCCGCCAGGCGCGGTGCGCGCCCGACGAGATCGACGTGGTGTTCGCCGACGCGCTCGGTCTGGTGGAGGCCGACCGGGCGGAGGCGCTGGCGCTGGCCGACGCCCTCGGCCCGCACGGCACCCGGGTGCCGGTGACGGCCCCCAAGACCGGCATCGGCCGCGCCTACTGCGGGGCGCCGGTGCTGGACGTGGCGGCCGCGGTGCTGGCGATGGAGCACGGGCTCGTCCCGCCGACGCCGCACGTGCACGACGACGTGTGCCACGACATCGCGCTGGTGACCGGCACGGCGCGGCCGGCGGAGCTGCGCACGGCGCTGGTGCTGAGCCGTGGGCTGATGGGCTCCAACGCGGCCCTGGTGCTGCGGCGCGCCGACTGA
- a CDS encoding acyl carrier protein has product MTAQPAQLTVTELSALMKKGAGITVDAAAMDRDPDTPFEVYGLDSLGLLGIVGELENRYGRALPPDADRCKTPREFLDLVNDSLMAGA; this is encoded by the coding sequence ATGACCGCACAGCCCGCACAGCTCACCGTCACGGAACTGTCGGCCCTGATGAAGAAGGGCGCCGGCATCACCGTCGACGCCGCCGCGATGGACCGCGACCCGGACACCCCGTTCGAGGTGTACGGCCTCGACTCGCTGGGTCTGCTCGGCATCGTCGGCGAACTGGAGAACCGGTACGGCCGGGCGCTGCCGCCCGACGCCGACCGCTGCAAGACCCCCCGCGAGTTCCTCGATCTCGTGAACGACTCTCTGATGGCAGGAGCCTGA
- a CDS encoding SRPBCC family protein, with amino-acid sequence MSGHTENDIIIEAPLDLVWDVTNDVDHWPQLFTEYASVEVLERDGDRTVFRLTMYPDENGKVWSWVSEREADRASLSVRAKRVETGPFQYMNIRWTYEETPQGVRMHWTQDFAMKPDAPVDDEWMTENINRNSRVQMSLIKERIEQRARVRETAPVTPR; translated from the coding sequence ATGTCCGGGCACACCGAGAACGACATCATCATCGAAGCCCCGCTCGACCTGGTGTGGGACGTGACCAACGACGTCGACCACTGGCCGCAGCTCTTCACCGAGTACGCCTCGGTGGAGGTGCTCGAACGGGACGGCGACCGGACGGTGTTCCGGCTCACCATGTACCCCGACGAGAACGGCAAGGTGTGGAGCTGGGTCTCCGAGCGGGAGGCCGACCGCGCCTCGCTGAGCGTCCGCGCGAAGCGGGTCGAGACCGGCCCCTTCCAGTACATGAACATCCGCTGGACCTACGAGGAGACGCCGCAGGGCGTGCGGATGCACTGGACGCAGGACTTCGCGATGAAGCCCGACGCGCCCGTGGACGACGAGTGGATGACCGAGAACATCAACCGCAACTCGCGCGTCCAGATGAGCCTGATCAAGGAGCGCATCGAGCAGCGCGCCCGGGTCCGCGAGACGGCCCCCGTCACGCCGCGCTGA
- a CDS encoding TcmI family type II polyketide cyclase, translating into MHHALIVARMAPGSAPDIAEVFAASDGGELPHLVGVNRRSLFQFGDVYLHLIESERPPGPAIAKVTEHVAFRDVSERLAAFVSPYDPQTWRGPKDAMATQFYSWQREPRS; encoded by the coding sequence ATGCACCACGCACTGATCGTCGCCCGTATGGCGCCCGGATCGGCTCCGGACATCGCGGAGGTGTTCGCGGCCTCCGACGGCGGTGAGCTGCCGCACCTCGTCGGCGTCAACCGCCGCAGCCTGTTCCAGTTCGGCGACGTGTACCTGCACCTGATCGAGTCGGAGCGCCCGCCGGGGCCCGCCATCGCGAAGGTGACCGAGCACGTCGCGTTCCGTGACGTCAGCGAACGCCTGGCGGCCTTCGTCAGTCCGTACGACCCGCAGACCTGGCGGGGCCCGAAGGACGCGATGGCCACCCAGTTCTACAGCTGGCAGCGCGAGCCGCGCTCCTGA
- a CDS encoding methyltransferase, whose product MTTAPTTKPRDAMRLRELVFGAACAAAVRATARLGVADALDDTPLSAEDLAAAVKTDARALRRLLRALTCYGVFSEEPDGRFAHTDMSRQLREDDPQSLRWIALWCTEPWTWAAWPRLDEAVRTGDSVFEDLFGKEFFPYLHEDAEESAHVFNRAMTTSSVQSARDVAELLDLTGAAGVADIGGGQGHVLASLLEKYPGMRGTLLDLPGVVERADPRLRDGGALAARVDVVPGDCREAVPVEADVYIIKNILEWDDESTRRTLRNVIAAARPGARVVVIENLVDDSPSMRFTTAMDLMLLLNVGGAKHTRASMESRMREAGLVVGEVRPVNAYLHAFESVVPG is encoded by the coding sequence ATGACCACCGCACCCACCACCAAGCCCCGTGACGCCATGCGTCTGCGGGAGCTCGTCTTCGGAGCGGCCTGCGCCGCCGCCGTGCGCGCCACGGCCCGCCTCGGCGTCGCCGACGCCCTCGACGACACGCCGCTGTCCGCCGAGGACCTGGCCGCGGCCGTCAAGACCGACGCCCGGGCGCTGCGGCGCCTGCTGCGGGCGCTGACCTGCTACGGCGTCTTCAGCGAGGAGCCGGACGGGCGCTTCGCGCACACCGACATGTCCCGCCAGCTCCGCGAGGACGACCCCCAGAGCCTGCGCTGGATCGCCCTGTGGTGCACCGAACCGTGGACCTGGGCCGCCTGGCCCCGGCTCGACGAGGCGGTGCGCACCGGCGACAGCGTCTTCGAGGACCTGTTCGGCAAGGAGTTCTTCCCGTACCTCCACGAGGACGCCGAGGAGTCGGCCCACGTCTTCAACCGGGCCATGACCACCTCCAGTGTCCAGTCCGCCCGGGACGTCGCCGAGCTCCTCGACCTCACCGGGGCCGCCGGCGTCGCCGACATCGGCGGCGGCCAGGGCCATGTGCTCGCCAGCCTGCTGGAGAAGTACCCCGGGATGCGCGGCACGCTGCTCGACCTGCCGGGCGTCGTCGAGCGCGCCGACCCCCGGCTGCGCGACGGCGGCGCGCTCGCCGCGCGGGTGGACGTCGTCCCGGGCGACTGCCGCGAGGCCGTCCCCGTCGAGGCCGACGTCTACATCATCAAGAACATCCTCGAATGGGACGACGAGAGCACCCGCCGCACCCTGCGGAACGTGATCGCCGCGGCCCGTCCCGGGGCGCGGGTGGTCGTCATCGAGAACCTCGTCGACGACTCGCCCTCCATGCGGTTCACCACCGCCATGGACCTGATGCTGCTCCTCAACGTCGGAGGCGCCAAGCACACCCGGGCGAGCATGGAGAGCCGGATGCGGGAAGCCGGCCTCGTGGTCGGCGAGGTCCGCCCCGTCAACGCCTACCTCCACGCGTTCGAGAGCGTGGTCCCCGGCTGA
- a CDS encoding right-handed parallel beta-helix repeat-containing protein produces the protein MTKRQFALAGCAVVLAASGIGAAAPASSHHDAVLHVAPGQSIQRAVDAARPGDTVHLAPGTYRQSVRITTPDVTLRGAGTRTVIRPAAGTPAEDSCAAAGNGICVQGERGAPVEGVRVQSLRLEGFTRSGVWAAWTDRLTVRRVTSVDNGTWGIAQERSTRSLLVRNTVRGNGDAGIFVANTVSEEAGATDTRGTRISGNDMSGNRIGATVRRVRNLVVENNAATGNCAGLFLVGDESKPRAGALTVRRNWVVANNKSCPATARLPRIQGAGIVLTGTEDVLVERNRISDNVGDSPFSGGVVLFKSVVGVPGTNNVVRDNLVLRNGAADLANRDTTGTGNRFDANVCGVSEPAGMC, from the coding sequence ATGACAAAACGACAATTCGCCCTCGCCGGCTGCGCGGTCGTCCTCGCCGCCTCCGGCATCGGCGCAGCCGCCCCCGCCTCGTCCCACCACGACGCCGTCCTGCACGTCGCCCCCGGCCAGTCGATCCAGCGGGCCGTCGACGCGGCCCGCCCGGGCGACACCGTCCACCTCGCCCCCGGCACGTACCGCCAGAGCGTACGGATCACCACCCCGGACGTGACCCTGCGCGGCGCCGGGACGCGGACCGTGATCAGGCCCGCCGCCGGCACCCCGGCCGAGGACTCCTGCGCCGCCGCCGGCAACGGCATCTGCGTGCAGGGCGAGCGCGGCGCCCCCGTCGAGGGCGTGCGCGTGCAGTCCCTCCGTCTGGAGGGCTTCACCAGGAGCGGCGTCTGGGCCGCCTGGACCGACCGTCTGACGGTCCGCCGGGTGACCTCCGTCGACAACGGCACCTGGGGCATCGCCCAGGAGCGCTCGACCCGCTCCCTGCTGGTCCGCAACACCGTGCGCGGCAACGGCGACGCGGGCATCTTCGTCGCCAACACGGTCTCCGAGGAGGCCGGCGCCACCGACACCCGCGGCACCCGGATCAGCGGCAACGACATGTCGGGCAACCGGATCGGCGCCACCGTGCGCCGGGTGCGCAACCTCGTCGTCGAGAACAACGCGGCCACCGGCAACTGCGCCGGCCTGTTCCTCGTCGGCGACGAGTCCAAGCCCCGTGCGGGCGCCCTGACGGTCCGCCGCAACTGGGTCGTCGCCAACAACAAGTCCTGCCCCGCGACGGCCCGGCTGCCCCGCATCCAGGGCGCCGGCATCGTGCTCACCGGCACCGAGGACGTCCTCGTGGAGCGGAACAGGATCTCCGACAACGTGGGCGACTCCCCGTTCTCCGGCGGGGTCGTGCTGTTCAAGAGCGTCGTCGGCGTGCCGGGCACCAACAACGTCGTCCGCGACAACCTGGTGCTGCGCAACGGAGCCGCCGACCTCGCCAACCGCGACACCACCGGCACCGGCAACCGCTTCGACGCCAACGTGTGCGGCGTCTCCGAGCCCGCCGGAATGTGCTGA
- the hemC gene encoding hydroxymethylbilane synthase, translating into MTVPELIRIVSRSSPMALAQVERVRAALTALHPGLRTEVVPVVTTGDRWMGDLAQVEGKGAFTKEVDAALLAGEADLAVHCVKDIPADRPLPAGTTFAAFLERDDIRDALVHPGGLTLDELPAGTRIGTSSVRRTAQLAASHPHLECVAMRGNANRRLEKLHAGEADALLLAVSGLERIGRPDVITQVLSPEIMCPPIGAGVLALQCREHDTEVVDAVSGLGDPDAHRETTAERMLLHVLQGHCNSPIAGYARAERNGDLSLRAKVFTPDGKTVLNAHEWAGPLDPATLGTSVAVALLRQGARDLIDSIAH; encoded by the coding sequence ATGACTGTGCCCGAGCTGATCCGCATCGTCTCCCGTTCCTCCCCCATGGCCCTGGCCCAGGTGGAACGCGTCCGCGCCGCGCTGACGGCGCTTCACCCGGGTCTGCGCACCGAGGTCGTGCCGGTGGTGACCACCGGGGACCGCTGGATGGGTGATCTCGCGCAGGTCGAGGGCAAGGGGGCGTTCACCAAGGAGGTGGACGCCGCGCTCCTCGCCGGCGAGGCCGATCTCGCCGTGCACTGCGTCAAGGACATCCCGGCCGACCGTCCGCTGCCGGCCGGGACGACGTTCGCCGCCTTCCTGGAGCGCGACGACATCCGCGACGCCCTGGTCCACCCGGGCGGGCTGACGCTCGACGAACTGCCCGCGGGCACCCGGATCGGCACCTCCTCCGTGCGGCGCACCGCCCAGCTCGCCGCCTCCCACCCGCACCTGGAGTGCGTGGCGATGCGCGGCAACGCGAACCGGCGGCTGGAGAAGCTGCACGCGGGCGAGGCAGACGCGCTGCTGCTCGCCGTCTCCGGGCTCGAACGCATCGGGCGCCCCGACGTGATCACCCAGGTGCTGTCGCCGGAGATCATGTGCCCGCCGATCGGCGCCGGTGTCCTCGCCCTCCAGTGCCGCGAGCACGACACCGAGGTCGTCGACGCGGTGAGCGGCCTCGGCGACCCCGACGCCCATCGCGAGACCACGGCCGAACGGATGCTGCTGCACGTCCTCCAGGGCCACTGCAACAGCCCGATCGCCGGTTACGCCCGGGCGGAGCGCAACGGGGACCTGTCGCTGCGGGCGAAGGTCTTCACCCCCGACGGCAAGACGGTCCTCAACGCCCACGAATGGGCCGGTCCGCTGGACCCGGCGACGCTCGGCACCTCGGTCGCCGTGGCCCTGCTCCGCCAGGGCGCGCGGGACCTGATCGACTCCATCGCGCACTGA
- a CDS encoding ABC transporter ATP-binding protein — MTADAAGQPRLPVADRATVRRAVVRLVMADRWAMAGIVLLTSLAAVAGLAGPWLLGRIVTLLEAGEATTGSVDRLALAAVVCALVQLVLTRFSLRGSHRFGERALARLREDTVDRALALPPSVVARTGTGDLTIRAAMDVTTVATTLCVAVPEVAVAVAQILFVYAAVLLLDPLLGLWALTALPLVWGSVRWYLARARAAYLAEGEASSDAAGSVSATAEGARTVEVFGLAARRVAEADRAIGASYGAVRRTLFLRSVLFPVNEFAHVLPVATTLLAGGWAHLDGRTALGTVVTGSLYMWQLTDPFDRLLMWAEQFQRSGAALARIEGVALAAAEPVPGVAQPADDRIEMSGVHFAYAGGRDVLTDVHLRVHPGERLAIVGPSGAGKTTIGRLLAGVDRPRAGGVRLGGVPVADLAAAGELGGRVVLVTQEHHVFLGTLRDNLTIAAPRAGDDELRAALALVGAGWAADLPEGLGTPLGPGGTRLDPAQAQQLSLARVVLADPHTLILDEATALLDPATAREAERAMAAVRADRTVVAIAHRLQTAHDADRVAVVDGGRVVELGTHDELVASGGRYAALWRSWHGGA; from the coding sequence GTGACCGCGGACGCAGCGGGGCAGCCGCGGCTCCCGGTCGCCGACCGGGCGACCGTGCGCCGCGCGGTGGTGCGCCTGGTCATGGCCGACCGGTGGGCGATGGCCGGCATCGTCCTGCTGACCTCCCTCGCCGCCGTCGCCGGGCTCGCGGGCCCCTGGCTGCTGGGCAGGATCGTCACCCTCCTGGAGGCGGGCGAGGCCACCACCGGGTCGGTCGACCGGCTCGCGCTGGCCGCCGTGGTCTGCGCCCTCGTCCAGCTCGTGCTGACCCGGTTCTCGCTGCGCGGCTCCCACCGGTTCGGCGAGCGCGCCCTCGCCCGGCTGCGGGAGGACACCGTCGACCGGGCGCTCGCGCTGCCGCCCTCCGTCGTCGCCCGCACCGGTACGGGCGACCTGACGATCCGCGCGGCCATGGACGTCACCACCGTGGCCACCACCCTGTGCGTCGCGGTCCCCGAAGTCGCCGTCGCCGTCGCGCAGATCCTGTTCGTCTACGCCGCCGTCCTCCTGCTGGACCCGCTGCTCGGGCTGTGGGCGCTCACCGCGCTGCCGCTGGTGTGGGGGTCGGTCCGCTGGTACCTCGCCCGTGCGCGGGCGGCGTACCTGGCCGAGGGCGAGGCCTCGTCCGACGCCGCCGGAAGCGTCTCCGCCACCGCCGAAGGCGCCCGCACGGTCGAGGTGTTCGGCCTCGCGGCACGGCGCGTGGCGGAGGCCGACCGTGCCATCGGCGCCTCCTACGGAGCCGTCCGCCGCACCCTGTTCCTGCGGTCCGTCCTCTTCCCGGTCAACGAGTTCGCCCATGTGCTGCCGGTGGCCACGACCCTGCTGGCGGGCGGCTGGGCCCACCTCGACGGGCGGACGGCCCTCGGCACGGTGGTCACGGGCAGCCTCTACATGTGGCAGCTCACCGACCCGTTCGACCGGCTGCTGATGTGGGCCGAGCAGTTCCAGCGCAGCGGGGCGGCCCTGGCGAGGATCGAGGGCGTCGCCCTCGCCGCCGCGGAACCGGTGCCCGGGGTGGCGCAGCCCGCGGACGACCGGATCGAGATGAGCGGCGTCCACTTCGCCTACGCCGGGGGCCGGGACGTCCTGACCGATGTGCACCTGCGGGTGCACCCGGGGGAGCGGCTGGCGATCGTCGGCCCCTCGGGCGCGGGCAAGACCACGATCGGCAGGCTGCTCGCCGGGGTGGACCGGCCGCGGGCCGGCGGCGTCCGCCTCGGCGGCGTCCCGGTCGCCGACCTGGCGGCCGCGGGCGAACTCGGCGGCCGGGTGGTGCTGGTGACGCAGGAACACCATGTGTTCCTGGGGACGCTGCGCGACAATCTGACGATCGCCGCGCCACGGGCCGGCGACGACGAGCTGCGCGCCGCGCTGGCCCTGGTCGGCGCCGGCTGGGCCGCGGATCTCCCCGAGGGGCTCGGCACCCCGCTCGGCCCCGGCGGCACCCGTCTCGACCCGGCGCAGGCCCAGCAGCTCTCCCTCGCGCGGGTGGTGCTGGCCGACCCGCACACGCTGATCCTCGACGAGGCGACCGCGCTGCTCGACCCGGCCACGGCCCGCGAGGCGGAGCGCGCGATGGCCGCCGTACGGGCCGACCGCACGGTCGTCGCCATCGCCCACCGGCTCCAGACCGCGCACGACGCCGACCGGGTCGCCGTCGTCGACGGCGGACGCGTCGTCGAGCTCGGCACCCATGACGAACTGGTCGCCTCCGGCGGCCGGTACGCCGCCCTGTGGCGCTCCTGGCACGGCGGCGCGTAG
- a CDS encoding metallophosphoesterase family protein, which translates to MHGGDGGGDGTGRLLAVSDLHSAIGDNRQHVDAVRPMSDGDWLVVAGDVAETSTDIEATLRTLAGRFAKVVWAPGNHELWTVPSDPLQLRGEKRYRHLVEMCRELGVVTPEDPYPVWRGPGGPLTVAPLFVLYDYTFRTPTASSKEESLAQAEKAGIVCTDEYLLDPAPYAGRDAWCRARVMETEERLAAVDPSAPLVLVNHFPLVREPTRVLRYPEFAQWCGTELTADWHVRFPTAAVVYGHLHIPRTTWHDGVRFEEVSLGYPREWRARGLPLGTNPCRQIFPELEKA; encoded by the coding sequence GTGCACGGCGGTGACGGGGGCGGCGACGGGACGGGCCGGCTGCTCGCGGTCAGCGACCTCCACTCGGCGATCGGCGACAACCGGCAGCACGTCGACGCGGTGCGGCCGATGTCGGACGGCGACTGGCTCGTGGTCGCCGGGGACGTGGCCGAGACGAGTACGGACATCGAGGCGACCCTGCGCACCCTGGCGGGCCGCTTCGCGAAGGTCGTCTGGGCCCCCGGCAACCACGAGCTGTGGACCGTCCCCTCCGATCCGCTGCAACTGCGCGGCGAGAAGCGCTACCGCCATCTCGTGGAGATGTGCCGGGAGTTGGGCGTGGTGACCCCGGAGGACCCCTATCCGGTCTGGCGGGGGCCCGGCGGACCGCTCACCGTGGCACCGCTGTTCGTGCTGTACGACTACACCTTCCGCACGCCCACGGCGTCGTCCAAGGAGGAGTCGCTGGCGCAGGCCGAGAAGGCGGGCATCGTCTGCACCGACGAGTACCTGCTCGACCCCGCGCCGTACGCCGGACGCGACGCCTGGTGCCGGGCCCGGGTGATGGAGACCGAGGAGCGGCTCGCGGCCGTGGACCCGTCGGCCCCGCTGGTCCTGGTGAACCACTTCCCGCTGGTCCGCGAGCCCACCAGGGTGCTGCGCTACCCGGAGTTCGCCCAGTGGTGCGGCACCGAGCTGACCGCCGACTGGCATGTGCGGTTCCCGACGGCGGCCGTCGTCTACGGGCACCTCCACATCCCCCGCACCACCTGGCACGACGGCGTCCGCTTCGAGGAGGTGTCGCTCGGCTATCCGCGCGAGTGGCGCGCCCGCGGCCTGCCCCTGGGGACGAACCCGTGCCGTCAGATCTTTCCCGAGCTGGAGAAGGCGTGA
- a CDS encoding 4'-phosphopantetheinyl transferase family protein, giving the protein MIEDILPAGIRFAEAFDDSEAPDWFPEEEALVARAVEKRRREFATVRRLARTALGSLGVPKVPLLPGKRGAPQWPDGIVGSMTHCAGYRGAVATRGCDFASVGIDAEPHERLPQGVMDAVSLPEERERLAAWPALAAGVFADRLLFSAKESVFKTWYPLTGRELGFDEASITFTCETAVSGSFGARLLVPGPEVDGQRVDRFTGRWTARRGLVLTAITLPAVRIPARAAHEDTARRTAQDLARREP; this is encoded by the coding sequence GTGATCGAGGACATCCTGCCCGCGGGCATACGGTTCGCCGAGGCGTTCGACGACAGCGAGGCACCCGACTGGTTCCCGGAGGAGGAGGCGCTGGTCGCGCGGGCCGTGGAGAAGCGTCGCCGCGAGTTCGCGACCGTCCGCCGCCTCGCCCGCACCGCGCTGGGCTCGCTCGGCGTGCCGAAGGTGCCGCTGCTGCCGGGCAAGCGCGGGGCGCCGCAGTGGCCGGACGGGATCGTCGGCAGCATGACCCACTGCGCCGGGTACCGGGGGGCGGTGGCGACGCGGGGTTGCGACTTCGCCTCCGTCGGCATCGACGCCGAGCCCCACGAGCGGCTGCCCCAGGGCGTGATGGACGCGGTGTCCCTCCCCGAGGAGCGGGAGCGGCTGGCCGCGTGGCCGGCGCTCGCCGCCGGGGTCTTCGCGGACCGGCTGCTGTTCAGCGCGAAGGAGTCGGTCTTCAAGACGTGGTACCCGCTGACCGGGCGGGAGCTGGGCTTCGACGAGGCGTCGATCACCTTCACCTGCGAGACGGCGGTCTCGGGCAGCTTCGGCGCCCGGCTGCTGGTGCCGGGCCCCGAGGTGGACGGGCAGCGGGTGGACCGCTTCACCGGCCGCTGGACGGCGCGGCGGGGGCTGGTGCTGACGGCGATCACCCTGCCCGCCGTCCGGATCCCCGCCCGGGCGGCGCACGAGGACACCGCCCGCCGGACGGCCCAGGACCTCGCCCGGCGGGAGCCGTAG
- a CDS encoding ROK family protein, with protein MTVYGALDIGGTKIAGALVDGSGSVLVRAQRPTPAAEPAGTLMAAVAAVLDELATDPRWDAMSCLGIASAGPVDTSAGTVSPVNIPGWRRFPLVDRVAAHPRLPRGLRPVLSGDAVAMTAAEHWRGAARGVADALCMVVSTGVGGGLVIGGAVHTGRTGNAGHIGHITVDLDGAVCPCGAPGCLEGLASGTAILAHARAAGWTPPPGATADAAAVAASARAGDLRAAAAYERAAQALAAAIAATAALVELDLVVIGGGVAQAGETLFAPLRRHLAAYAVLDFTRGLPVVPARLALDAGLVGAAAIAAAARGGQVPPPAPLPAAAAVAGPRG; from the coding sequence GTGACGGTGTACGGAGCACTGGACATCGGAGGCACGAAGATCGCGGGCGCGCTCGTCGACGGCTCGGGCTCGGTACTGGTGCGGGCCCAGCGGCCGACGCCCGCCGCCGAGCCGGCCGGGACGCTGATGGCGGCGGTGGCGGCGGTCCTCGACGAACTCGCCACCGACCCCCGGTGGGACGCGATGTCCTGCCTCGGCATCGCCAGCGCGGGCCCGGTGGACACCTCGGCCGGCACGGTCAGCCCCGTCAACATCCCCGGCTGGCGCCGCTTCCCGCTCGTCGACCGGGTGGCCGCGCACCCGCGCCTGCCGCGCGGGCTGCGGCCGGTGCTCAGCGGCGACGCCGTCGCCATGACGGCCGCGGAGCACTGGCGCGGCGCCGCGCGGGGTGTCGCGGACGCCCTGTGCATGGTGGTGTCCACCGGCGTCGGCGGCGGACTGGTCATCGGCGGGGCCGTCCACACCGGCCGGACGGGGAACGCCGGGCACATCGGCCACATCACGGTGGACCTCGACGGGGCCGTGTGCCCGTGCGGCGCGCCCGGCTGCCTGGAGGGGCTGGCCAGCGGTACGGCGATCCTCGCCCATGCGCGGGCCGCCGGATGGACGCCGCCCCCGGGCGCCACGGCCGACGCGGCGGCGGTCGCGGCGTCCGCCCGGGCGGGGGACCTCCGCGCGGCGGCGGCCTACGAGCGGGCGGCGCAGGCCCTGGCGGCGGCGATCGCGGCGACGGCCGCGCTCGTCGAGCTGGACCTGGTGGTGATCGGCGGCGGGGTGGCCCAGGCCGGCGAGACCCTGTTCGCGCCGCTGCGCCGGCATCTGGCGGCGTACGCGGTCCTCGACTTCACCCGGGGCCTGCCGGTGGTGCCCGCCCGGCTCGCCCTGGACGCCGGGCTGGTCGGCGCGGCGGCCATCGCCGCGGCGGCCCGCGGCGGGCAGGTGCCGCCGCCCGCGCCGCTTCCGGCCGCCGCGGCCGTGGCGGGCCCGCGCGGGTAG